A genome region from Pseudorca crassidens isolate mPseCra1 chromosome 20, mPseCra1.hap1, whole genome shotgun sequence includes the following:
- the LOC137214514 gene encoding WAS/WASL-interacting protein family member 2-like translates to MAALLPGGRRRWQGVCLGGVAFRWSPDSTSETALRALAWSSPRTLPQGLSLLPSRGGGRGCGGGGGIYLCYQPSTGSELGGPERRAGPSGTAQLAEGGAGRAGGRAGKRRGAGVLLRAGAVARPAPARLSAGSRFFRERLPWVTRLRGDTALLSPSGNLSIREIDNPQRRAAHPLRSPSSGASRPKFVMQMYLGELDSTRGPCVCSLLPSPGPSAPESGPRVRVRCPRPRRACRRGPGFAGGRSCISSAVHRSVLLALSPSDPSRSMQPQQPDREEESQRPQRRQERKGGWRAGRRRLERGGAGAQPPPPLPGRTGARPPPARPPPPPPRPLPPPSPSPWPMEAASGAGELAPAWGSAARRALSTVARGQAAAARRTG, encoded by the exons ATGGCAGCTCTGCTCCCCGGGGGCCGGAGAAG GTGGCAGGGTGTATGCCTCGGCGGCGTCGCGTTTCGCTGGTCGCCCGACTCTACTTCGGAGACGGCCTTGAGAGCGCTAGCTTGGTCTTCTCCCCGGACCCTGCCTCAAGGCCTATCCCTGCTCCCCAGccgcggcggggggcgggggtgcgGGGGCGGAGGTGGCATCTACCTCTGCTATCAGCCCAGCACGGGGTCGGAActcggaggcccagagaggcgagCAGGGCCGAGTGGGACCGCACAGCTAGCCGAGGGGGGCGCGGGCCGGGCTGGCGGGCGGGCTGGGAAACGGCGGGGCGCAGGCGTCCTGCTTCGGGCGGGCGCCGTTGCCCGGCCGGCCCCGGCGCGGCTCTCGGCGGGCAGCAGGTTTTTCCGTGAAAGGTTGCCCTGGGTAACTCGTCTCCGAGGGGACACAGCCCTCCTCTCTCCAAGTGGCAACTTATCGATCCGTGAGATTGATAACCCCCAGCGCCGCGCCGCGCACCCGCTCCGCTCTCCCAGCTCTGGGGCTAGCCGGCCCAAG TTTGTGATGCAAATGTACCTTGGCGAGCTTGACAGTACTCGTGGGCCCTGTGTCTGTTCCCTCCTCCCGTCCCCGGGGCCGTCAGCGCCGGAATCGGGGCCCCGCGTGCGGGTGCGGTGCCCGCGCCCGCGCCGTGCCTGCCGCCGCGGTCCGGGTTTTGCGGGCGGCCGGAGCTGTATTTCCAGCGCTGTCCATCGCTCGGTGCTGTTGGCCCTCTCTCCGTCTGATCCGAGCCGGAGCA TGCAGCCCCAGCAGCCGGATCGGGAGGAGGAGAGCCAGCGACCACAAAGAAGACAGGAGCGCAAGGGAGGCTGGCGGGCGGGCCGGCGCCGGCTGGAGCGCGGAGGAGCCGGggcgcagccgccgccgccgctgcccggGAGGACGGGAGCCCGGCCGCCGCCTGctcgtcctcctcctccgccgccgCGGCCGCTGCCTCCCCCCTCTCCGAGCCCCTGGCCCATGGAGGCAGCTAGCGGGGCCGGCGAATTGGCACCGGCCTGGGGATCCGCTGCGCGCCGCGCGCTGAGCACCGTAGCCCGAGGGCAGGCAGCGGCGGCCCGGCGCACGGGCTGA